One Thermosphaera aggregans DNA segment encodes these proteins:
- a CDS encoding hydroxymethylglutaryl-CoA synthase: MNPEEKTGILGWGSYIPRWRLPLADIARVWGFNPKEPEELNVLEKSVAGVDEDSVTMGWEAARNALKRAGINPREIGLVWFGTESKPYAVKPSATIIAEALDITPDTMATDWEFACRAASEALRASIGVVASGMVKYALIIGSDTAQANPGDVLEFTASSAATALIVGPREGAAAFFEASYTYVTDTPDFWRRAHAHYPLHGEAFTGEPAYFHHITNAVKGLFERTGLKPDDFDYAIFHQPNGTFPLRVGRMLGFPKEKILPGLVTPYIGNSYNSSALIGLSKVLDEAKPGQRILLAPFGSGAGSDAYSIVVTEEVVHRRERAPKVSDYLQRKQLIDYALYAKYRGLIDRIKG; encoded by the coding sequence ATGAATCCTGAAGAGAAAACTGGAATATTGGGGTGGGGCTCCTATATTCCCAGGTGGCGCCTGCCCTTAGCCGACATTGCAAGAGTTTGGGGTTTCAACCCGAAGGAGCCGGAGGAATTGAATGTTTTAGAAAAAAGCGTTGCAGGCGTGGACGAGGACTCTGTGACCATGGGCTGGGAGGCAGCTAGAAACGCTTTGAAACGCGCAGGGATTAACCCGCGGGAGATAGGACTGGTGTGGTTTGGAACCGAGAGCAAGCCCTACGCTGTCAAGCCCTCTGCCACAATCATAGCTGAAGCATTAGACATAACGCCTGATACCATGGCTACTGACTGGGAGTTTGCGTGCCGAGCAGCTAGCGAGGCCTTGCGGGCTAGCATTGGCGTAGTAGCTTCTGGGATGGTTAAATACGCGCTAATAATAGGCTCAGACACGGCTCAAGCCAATCCAGGCGACGTGCTAGAGTTTACAGCATCCTCTGCTGCAACAGCTTTAATAGTTGGTCCGCGAGAAGGGGCTGCAGCGTTCTTCGAGGCAAGCTACACTTACGTCACGGATACCCCGGATTTCTGGAGGAGGGCGCACGCCCACTATCCCCTCCACGGCGAGGCATTTACGGGAGAGCCTGCTTACTTCCACCACATAACCAATGCGGTTAAAGGCTTGTTCGAGAGGACTGGGTTGAAACCGGATGATTTCGACTACGCCATCTTCCACCAGCCAAACGGAACCTTCCCATTGAGAGTGGGGCGTATGCTAGGGTTCCCTAAGGAGAAGATCCTTCCAGGCTTGGTGACACCCTACATCGGTAACAGCTATAATTCGTCGGCACTCATAGGATTGTCTAAAGTGCTTGACGAAGCTAAGCCGGGGCAGAGGATACTCCTAGCTCCATTCGGTAGCGGTGCCGGTAGTGACGCGTACAGCATAGTTGTGACTGAGGAGGTTGTTCATAGAAGGGAAAGAGCTCCTAAAGTAAGTGATTACCTGCAGAGGAAACAATTAATAGATTACGCATTGTACGCGAAGTATAGGGGGTTAATCGACAGGATTAAGGGGTGA
- a CDS encoding Zn-ribbon domain-containing OB-fold protein has protein sequence MRISIPPTWRTRVDRYRLKATRCRDCGRTGYPPSELCRFCGSRNTETVELIDERAKLITWTVIYNAMDGFEERRPVIIGILETLHHKTRILAPLTDVLPEELRSGMEMEPVLRRITEEGESGLINYGIAYRPVLKKVEQ, from the coding sequence GTGAGAATTTCTATACCTCCTACGTGGAGAACTCGCGTTGACAGGTACAGGTTAAAGGCTACTCGTTGCAGGGATTGTGGAAGAACGGGGTATCCGCCTTCAGAACTCTGTAGGTTTTGCGGGTCCAGGAATACTGAAACCGTTGAGCTCATAGATGAGCGGGCGAAGCTTATTACTTGGACAGTGATTTACAATGCAATGGATGGTTTCGAAGAGAGAAGACCGGTTATTATAGGAATATTGGAAACCCTGCATCATAAGACCAGAATCTTGGCACCCTTAACGGATGTGTTGCCTGAGGAGCTAAGGTCTGGAATGGAGATGGAGCCGGTTCTCAGAAGAATAACCGAGGAAGGAGAGTCAGGATTAATAAATTATGGAATCGCTTACCGCCCGGTGCTGAAGAAGGTTGAGCAATGA
- a CDS encoding radical SAM protein has translation MISSLASDLIYFTLNNNPEIYAERFCNKRLTGAEEEARSIETRSPLRDFDLIITSIHYEPDIVNLVRLLQASGVNPFREARQTPIIAGGPVVMANPIPFSDLIDVFVIGEVESSLDKIVEIWLQFKGDKKAFLEEVSKLSYVYVPGLTEGEVVKSYPADLNACFYPVRQIVNTKIEPVFGRGFKLEVNRGCMFACSFCMETRVMAPYRERSLGLLKKLIEEHLTYNPGEKRVVLYSLSFPVRKDHLRILEFMVENNLIASQPSIRLDLINEELLELLRALNQKTITIAPESFSLTTQKLFFKYVKPCEWFEEKIGAALSKGFNVKIYLVYGAPWEGLESIKENIECLKRVISKAKGKRWRAVVSLNPLIPKPHTPFQYFGMKNMKELKQVFKIYKENLKGLVESRAYDIEWSLMQAFLSLSEKPLGKLIATWAEEGGGLHGFKKVAKGFNIDLSRVFNGYRFEETLPWSFIKIPYEKSVPSRIQAEIIYSFMEKARRLSRE, from the coding sequence ATGATCTCCAGCCTGGCCTCCGACCTCATATATTTCACTCTTAATAACAATCCTGAAATATATGCTGAGAGATTTTGCAACAAAAGGTTGACAGGGGCTGAGGAGGAGGCTAGGTCTATTGAAACCCGCTCTCCCCTGAGAGATTTCGACCTGATAATTACCTCGATACATTACGAGCCCGATATAGTTAACCTTGTAAGACTTCTCCAGGCGAGCGGGGTGAATCCTTTCAGGGAGGCTCGGCAAACTCCCATCATCGCTGGAGGACCCGTGGTAATGGCGAATCCGATCCCGTTTTCAGACTTGATAGACGTATTCGTCATAGGGGAGGTTGAAAGCAGTCTCGATAAAATCGTCGAGATCTGGCTTCAGTTTAAGGGGGATAAGAAAGCATTTCTCGAAGAAGTAAGCAAGCTAAGCTATGTTTATGTCCCAGGTTTAACAGAGGGCGAAGTGGTTAAATCTTATCCTGCCGATCTAAACGCGTGCTTCTACCCGGTTAGACAGATAGTGAACACGAAGATTGAACCCGTTTTTGGGAGAGGTTTTAAGCTAGAAGTTAATAGAGGATGCATGTTCGCATGCTCTTTCTGCATGGAAACAAGGGTCATGGCTCCCTACAGGGAGAGGAGCCTTGGTTTATTGAAGAAGCTAATAGAAGAACACTTAACCTACAATCCAGGGGAGAAAAGGGTGGTGCTTTACTCCCTGTCATTTCCGGTTAGAAAAGATCATTTGAGAATTTTAGAGTTTATGGTAGAAAACAATTTAATAGCATCACAGCCCTCCATAAGACTAGACTTGATAAATGAGGAATTGCTCGAACTTCTAAGGGCTTTAAACCAGAAAACCATAACTATTGCCCCCGAATCCTTCAGTTTAACCACTCAAAAATTGTTTTTCAAGTACGTCAAACCTTGTGAATGGTTTGAAGAGAAAATTGGAGCGGCCTTGAGCAAAGGATTTAATGTGAAAATATACTTGGTCTATGGTGCTCCATGGGAAGGCCTGGAATCGATAAAGGAGAACATTGAATGTTTAAAGCGCGTAATAAGCAAGGCAAAGGGGAAGCGTTGGAGAGCCGTGGTGTCGTTAAACCCTCTCATACCTAAGCCTCATACACCTTTCCAGTATTTCGGAATGAAGAACATGAAGGAGTTGAAACAGGTTTTCAAGATTTACAAGGAAAATCTAAAAGGTCTTGTCGAGAGCAGAGCATACGATATCGAATGGTCATTGATGCAGGCTTTTCTCTCACTATCTGAAAAACCTCTCGGAAAACTTATCGCAACATGGGCTGAAGAAGGAGGAGGCCTACACGGTTTCAAAAAGGTTGCCAAGGGGTTTAACATTGATTTATCAAGAGTTTTCAATGGATACAGATTCGAGGAGACCTTACCATGGTCCTTCATAAAAATTCCTTACGAGAAGAGCGTCCCCAGCCGTATCCAGGCGGAGATAATTTACTCTTTCATGGAAAAGGCTAGGAGGCTGAGCAGGGAGTAG
- a CDS encoding PLP-dependent aminotransferase family protein, whose product MVLPDFTKYYSELAKKVKASEIRELLALIRERKDVISFAGGIPDPAIFPKEKLAEIAKFVIEVYGDDALQYSETKGIIEVRETLSDFVLRYRHIIADAEDIIITTGSQSALDIISRTFINPGDVVITENPTYLAALGAFKNNGAKVVGIPIDDKGIKTDVLERKLKTLVENGERVKFIYVIPVGQNPAGTTMDKDRKQHLLEIASKYDVLVVEDDPYSYIIFEPNVEVASLKSMDSENRVIYMSTVSKILAPGLRIGWIIAHPELIRKFELIKQYIDLHSPTLNQYIVAEAIKRGIIMETVTKAVPRYRRKRDTMIKAIEEEMGELVSFYKPVGGLFIFTYVMNEKFYADSLLEKALKEYKVAYVPGGSFHPDGSGRNSMRLNFSYPSEDQIIEGIRRLGSFVRSSIK is encoded by the coding sequence ATGGTTTTGCCCGATTTCACAAAATACTACAGTGAACTAGCTAAAAAAGTTAAAGCATCGGAAATTAGAGAACTACTCGCTCTGATAAGGGAGAGAAAAGACGTGATAAGCTTCGCTGGAGGAATCCCCGACCCAGCTATTTTCCCCAAGGAGAAGCTGGCCGAGATTGCCAAGTTCGTTATTGAAGTATACGGTGATGACGCGTTACAGTATAGTGAGACTAAAGGGATCATAGAGGTAAGGGAGACGCTGAGCGACTTTGTCTTAAGATACAGGCATATCATCGCTGACGCTGAGGATATCATAATTACAACAGGTAGTCAATCAGCACTGGACATCATATCTAGGACGTTCATCAACCCTGGCGATGTAGTGATAACGGAGAACCCAACATACCTGGCTGCGCTTGGAGCTTTCAAGAATAATGGTGCTAAAGTAGTTGGAATACCCATTGATGATAAAGGAATTAAAACAGATGTATTGGAGCGAAAGTTGAAAACGCTTGTAGAAAACGGGGAGCGAGTTAAATTCATATACGTAATACCGGTCGGGCAGAACCCTGCTGGCACAACCATGGATAAGGACAGAAAGCAGCACCTTCTAGAGATTGCTTCAAAGTACGACGTCCTCGTTGTCGAGGACGATCCCTACAGCTACATCATCTTTGAACCAAACGTTGAGGTGGCATCGCTTAAAAGCATGGACTCCGAGAACAGAGTCATATACATGAGCACGGTTAGCAAGATCCTGGCGCCAGGCTTAAGGATAGGTTGGATTATAGCACACCCTGAGCTGATCCGCAAGTTTGAATTAATAAAACAGTACATCGACCTCCACTCTCCTACATTAAACCAGTACATTGTGGCTGAAGCCATCAAGAGAGGTATTATAATGGAGACCGTGACCAAGGCAGTGCCACGGTACAGGAGGAAGCGGGACACAATGATCAAGGCCATAGAAGAGGAGATGGGCGAGCTGGTTAGCTTCTACAAGCCGGTTGGTGGCCTCTTTATATTTACATATGTTATGAACGAGAAGTTTTACGCAGACTCACTGCTTGAGAAAGCGTTGAAAGAATACAAGGTAGCCTACGTCCCAGGCGGGAGCTTCCACCCAGACGGTAGTGGAAGGAATAGCATGAGGCTCAACTTCAGCTATCCAAGCGAGGATCAGATTATAGAAGGGATTAGGAGATTGGGCTCATTCGTTAGGAGTAGCATAAAATAA
- a CDS encoding DNA-binding protein has protein sequence MNKDIDTEDYEIEEKALLIPVEWLSKEARFKIIETLISTRSLVDLARNLGVTPTAIRKYLKRDTHPSNEVIRRALAIMEPYEEEKIHMIIIQDILSALKMLYDSLDETYKERIRKIIKETILQ, from the coding sequence TTGAACAAGGATATCGATACAGAGGATTATGAGATAGAAGAGAAAGCACTACTAATCCCGGTTGAATGGCTCAGCAAGGAGGCACGGTTTAAAATAATTGAAACGTTGATATCTACGAGAAGCTTAGTTGATTTAGCGAGGAATTTAGGGGTTACACCAACTGCTATAAGGAAGTATTTGAAGAGAGATACCCACCCGAGCAATGAAGTTATTAGAAGAGCACTAGCCATAATGGAGCCTTACGAGGAGGAAAAGATTCATATGATAATAATTCAAGACATTCTTTCCGCTTTGAAAATGTTGTACGATAGTCTTGATGAAACCTATAAGGAGCGGATACGTAAAATCATAAAGGAAACAATTCTACAGTAA
- a CDS encoding DUF2192 domain-containing protein — protein MRERSPYKRRIQIAVSILSELSKRTGELNRPYVVDFLRKTYERQGLQPIRGKALPQDIYDKEMATIYVVGKHGLNLHEEYPELFEKVFYLEESYEKAVENVLKGDFETARKILKEVSSTGVIDSNTVARMLRIPLTKLVLGFAKEEEFATILRKTMEAFPEEEATVLKYARFYVAFKLAEMIFRGEVKSREYKEALKKALAIRIGFPKATPSDDYVKAIAESVFELSDQDLKDILKKPSEAANTSDKEKSS, from the coding sequence ATGCGGGAGAGATCTCCTTATAAGAGGAGAATTCAAATAGCAGTTAGCATCTTAAGCGAGTTGTCCAAGAGAACTGGCGAGTTGAACCGGCCATACGTCGTAGATTTTTTGAGAAAAACATATGAAAGGCAAGGGCTACAGCCTATAAGAGGGAAAGCTCTACCGCAGGACATATATGATAAGGAAATGGCAACGATATATGTCGTGGGGAAACACGGGCTAAACCTACATGAAGAGTATCCGGAGCTTTTTGAGAAAGTATTCTATCTTGAGGAATCATATGAGAAAGCTGTGGAAAATGTTTTGAAAGGAGACTTCGAAACAGCTAGAAAAATATTGAAAGAAGTCTCATCAACAGGCGTTATCGATAGCAACACTGTTGCTCGAATGCTGAGAATACCTTTAACGAAGTTGGTACTGGGGTTCGCGAAAGAGGAAGAGTTTGCCACCATCCTTAGAAAAACCATGGAAGCTTTCCCAGAGGAAGAGGCGACGGTGTTGAAATATGCTAGGTTTTACGTTGCTTTCAAGCTTGCCGAAATGATATTTCGCGGTGAGGTGAAATCGAGAGAGTATAAAGAGGCTTTGAAAAAAGCATTAGCTATTAGAATAGGCTTTCCAAAGGCTACTCCAAGCGATGATTATGTGAAGGCAATAGCGGAATCAGTGTTCGAGCTATCGGATCAAGATTTAAAGGATATTTTAAAGAAGCCTAGTGAAGCGGCAAACACTAGTGATAAGGAGAAGAGCAGTTAG
- a CDS encoding ATP-dependent helicase, translating into MITYADKDFTKEEVYNLLLPFVREWLIQQYGDLTPVQRKTIPLVKEGKNVLVSSPTGTGKTLAVFLGIIDNLYRFYLTHGTLPEGVYVVYVSPLRALNNDMRKNLIEPIKGIREIARLQGVELPEIEVAVRTSDTPANEKQRMVRKPPHILITTPESLAIALNAPKFREKLRNMQVVIIDEIHELASSKRGSHLSLSIERLENITGKSIQRVGLSATISPLEEVASFLVGYKDDGTLRDCVIVDARFDKKLDIKVLMPVEDLIHSSAEELNEAIYNQLLKVIKRHKTTLIFTNTRSATERVVFKLKKTMEKSRILDIDDIEAHHSSLSRDVRLDIENKLKNGLLKAVVSSTSLELGIDIGYIDVVVLLSSPKSVTRLLQRVGRAGHHIREVSKGRIIVVDRDDLVECTVLAKLALERKIDRIRIPKNPLDVLAQHIVGLSLEKKWSVEEAFRLVKRSYSFHSLPLEDFLSVLKYLAGELGDFYEYQRVYSKIWLDEKEGVFGRKKTSRMIYYQNIGVIPDESKAHVFTTEGKYVGDLEEGFVEYLAPGDLFVLGGRVYEYLGSKGFKVKVRPADGLRPTVPSWFSEMLPLAYDSSLEVGKFRRLVSDWIDMWDKEKVVEEIMKNYYLTKSAAETIYEYVKLQKAYTKAPVPSDKTVLIEVYDEPDRRNVIVHSLFGRRANDALSRIYAYYVGKKLGVNVKLTVTDNGFMISIPGHPVLNWAGIFAELPTDPENIYADLVKVLRKTELIKRRFRHVAVRSFMLLRKYRDSEKSLSKLQVNAEELLKAVEEIENFPVLKETYREILMDYMHLDEAIEILEKIRSGEIGVVEIGPLDVPSPFAHSIVVHGYSDVVLMEDMRKLLRRLHEKVLEKLHDYS; encoded by the coding sequence GTGATTACATACGCGGATAAGGATTTCACTAAGGAAGAAGTTTACAACCTCCTTCTGCCTTTCGTTAGAGAGTGGTTAATCCAACAATACGGCGATTTAACCCCTGTTCAGAGGAAAACTATTCCCCTCGTGAAGGAAGGGAAGAATGTACTAGTATCCAGCCCCACAGGCACAGGGAAAACTCTCGCCGTTTTCCTCGGGATTATTGACAACCTCTATCGATTCTACCTTACCCATGGTACATTGCCCGAGGGAGTATATGTGGTTTACGTAAGCCCCTTGAGAGCGCTTAACAATGATATGAGGAAGAATTTGATAGAGCCCATTAAGGGGATCAGGGAGATTGCGAGACTCCAGGGAGTAGAGTTACCCGAGATTGAAGTGGCGGTTAGGACGAGCGACACCCCAGCTAACGAGAAGCAAAGGATGGTTAGGAAGCCTCCACATATACTGATAACCACGCCTGAGTCCCTCGCTATCGCGTTGAATGCTCCGAAGTTTAGAGAAAAGTTGAGAAACATGCAAGTAGTCATTATCGATGAGATCCACGAGCTTGCTTCAAGCAAGAGGGGGAGCCATCTCTCACTAAGCATTGAGAGGCTTGAAAACATTACAGGGAAAAGTATTCAGAGAGTGGGTTTAAGCGCAACTATCTCCCCGTTAGAGGAGGTTGCATCGTTCCTGGTAGGATATAAGGATGATGGTACTCTTAGAGATTGCGTCATCGTCGACGCACGTTTCGATAAAAAACTAGACATAAAAGTGTTAATGCCTGTTGAAGACCTCATCCATTCGAGCGCTGAAGAGCTAAATGAAGCCATTTATAATCAGCTATTGAAAGTGATTAAAAGGCATAAGACCACCCTCATATTTACTAACACGAGGAGCGCGACTGAAAGGGTTGTCTTCAAGTTGAAAAAGACCATGGAGAAGAGCAGGATTCTCGACATAGATGATATTGAAGCACACCACAGTAGCTTAAGCCGGGATGTTAGGTTGGATATCGAGAATAAGCTGAAAAACGGCTTACTTAAAGCTGTGGTTAGCTCTACATCCTTGGAACTGGGAATAGACATAGGCTACATTGACGTGGTCGTCCTGCTCAGCAGCCCTAAGAGCGTTACTAGGCTTCTGCAGAGAGTGGGGCGTGCAGGACACCATATTCGCGAAGTCAGCAAGGGTAGGATCATAGTAGTTGACAGGGATGATCTCGTGGAGTGTACCGTGCTCGCCAAGCTGGCCTTGGAAAGGAAGATAGACAGGATCAGGATTCCTAAAAACCCGCTAGACGTGCTGGCGCAACATATAGTAGGGCTTTCATTAGAAAAGAAATGGAGTGTTGAAGAAGCATTCAGGCTGGTTAAAAGATCATACAGCTTTCACTCACTACCCCTCGAGGATTTTCTAAGCGTGTTGAAATATCTTGCAGGAGAGCTGGGAGATTTCTACGAGTATCAACGAGTATATTCGAAAATATGGTTGGATGAGAAGGAAGGGGTTTTCGGGCGTAAAAAGACCTCGAGAATGATATACTATCAAAACATAGGGGTTATCCCAGACGAGTCTAAAGCCCACGTCTTCACTACAGAAGGGAAATACGTTGGTGATCTGGAAGAAGGGTTTGTAGAGTACCTTGCTCCAGGAGACTTATTCGTGCTTGGTGGCAGAGTATACGAGTATCTCGGGAGCAAGGGTTTCAAGGTTAAAGTACGACCTGCAGACGGATTAAGACCGACAGTGCCAAGCTGGTTCAGCGAAATGCTCCCCTTAGCCTATGACTCATCCCTGGAGGTAGGAAAGTTTAGGAGACTGGTGTCGGATTGGATTGACATGTGGGATAAAGAGAAAGTCGTGGAAGAGATCATGAAAAACTATTATTTAACAAAAAGTGCAGCTGAAACGATTTACGAGTATGTTAAGCTTCAGAAAGCATACACTAAGGCTCCAGTACCGTCAGATAAAACGGTTTTAATAGAAGTTTACGATGAACCGGATAGGAGAAACGTTATTGTACACTCATTATTTGGAAGAAGAGCTAATGATGCATTGTCAAGAATTTATGCATATTATGTCGGGAAAAAGCTAGGTGTAAACGTTAAATTAACAGTTACCGATAACGGATTCATGATTTCGATACCTGGACACCCGGTGCTTAACTGGGCTGGGATTTTCGCTGAGCTACCCACTGACCCTGAAAACATATATGCTGATTTAGTTAAAGTTCTGAGGAAAACAGAGTTGATCAAGAGACGGTTTAGACATGTTGCCGTTAGAAGTTTCATGCTCCTCAGAAAATATAGGGACTCGGAGAAAAGCTTATCCAAGCTCCAGGTTAACGCTGAAGAACTGCTCAAGGCAGTGGAGGAGATAGAGAATTTCCCAGTGTTAAAGGAGACTTATAGAGAAATTCTCATGGATTATATGCATCTAGACGAGGCTATCGAGATTTTGGAGAAAATAAGGAGTGGTGAAATAGGAGTTGTTGAAATTGGTCCGTTAGACGTGCCATCGCCTTTCGCTCACAGCATCGTCGTGCACGGATACAGTGACGTCGTGCTAATGGAGGATATGAGGAAGCTTCTGAGAAGGCTTCACGAGAAAGTTTTGGAGAAACTCCATGACTATTCTTAA
- a CDS encoding glycosyltransferase, protein MSVSDLIGLLAVVATFVPQILFYISHSFFYIISRRFKSSFEKIEENYKSVSFIVPIRNEPLDYIEKLLEYIGGFNLPEYEILIVSDDDENVKEELFRKLHEWRSKRYNVWLIWRKHPVGFKSGALNTGLYASIGDYVFPLDVDCRPEKCLLGKSISLMEKNPSVVGVVGRWEPLNIEDRLSQAIGLTMKVMVETLFKGRSVLGLSVFPLGTGTIFKSKHLKEELRGWDVERIQDDMEIGCRMIGKGYRIEYFDDCKAYVEVPSSYKGLRIQQARWAYGATDVFMSRFKQLVKSPQRLLGKIESLMFLLQYLPAMLAFFGTIILATLYSLTKIDYLSIYYYVFVAWIGFQGVYGYILYSKINAVLNNKWAAIVNLGRNAAVVTALTPYLSWSMIKAFLRMKITYKRTPKGVFERAGSRARVPVEFITGSAFLTVSIYLLFSGAVLTGLWVLLQSLGYLYVSYRWPGSVFKS, encoded by the coding sequence ATGAGCGTTTCCGATCTAATAGGATTGCTTGCAGTGGTAGCTACTTTCGTACCCCAGATTTTGTTCTACATATCCCATAGCTTCTTCTACATTATTTCCAGGAGGTTCAAAAGTTCTTTTGAAAAGATTGAGGAGAATTACAAGTCGGTAAGCTTCATAGTACCAATTAGGAATGAGCCTTTAGATTATATTGAGAAATTACTGGAGTACATTGGGGGGTTTAATCTCCCCGAGTATGAGATCTTAATAGTTTCAGACGATGACGAAAACGTAAAAGAAGAGTTATTCAGGAAACTTCACGAATGGAGGAGTAAAAGGTATAATGTATGGCTCATATGGAGGAAGCATCCCGTGGGGTTTAAATCCGGGGCGTTAAACACAGGATTATATGCTTCAATAGGAGATTACGTCTTCCCGCTAGATGTGGATTGCAGGCCTGAGAAATGCCTTCTCGGAAAATCAATAAGCTTGATGGAGAAAAACCCTTCCGTAGTAGGAGTTGTTGGGAGATGGGAGCCTTTAAACATAGAAGATAGATTGAGTCAGGCCATTGGCTTAACAATGAAGGTTATGGTTGAAACACTTTTCAAGGGTAGGTCTGTATTAGGGCTGAGTGTTTTCCCGTTAGGAACGGGAACAATCTTCAAGTCGAAACATCTGAAGGAAGAGCTGAGGGGATGGGATGTTGAAAGAATTCAAGACGACATGGAGATTGGTTGTCGAATGATCGGTAAAGGGTATAGGATAGAATACTTTGATGATTGTAAAGCATATGTAGAGGTTCCGAGCTCCTACAAAGGCCTGAGAATCCAGCAAGCTAGATGGGCCTACGGGGCAACAGATGTTTTCATGTCAAGATTTAAACAGCTGGTAAAATCCCCTCAGAGGCTTCTCGGGAAAATTGAAAGTTTAATGTTCCTTCTTCAGTATCTCCCCGCGATGCTTGCATTCTTCGGCACTATTATTCTCGCAACGCTCTACTCGTTGACAAAAATCGACTACCTTTCAATATATTATTATGTCTTCGTTGCATGGATCGGTTTCCAAGGGGTTTACGGGTACATTCTCTACTCGAAAATCAACGCTGTCCTGAATAATAAATGGGCTGCGATTGTTAACCTCGGCCGAAACGCCGCGGTGGTGACGGCTCTCACTCCCTACCTATCATGGAGCATGATTAAAGCCTTCCTTCGGATGAAAATAACATATAAACGGACTCCTAAGGGCGTGTTTGAGAGGGCGGGATCCCGTGCTAGGGTTCCAGTCGAGTTCATAACTGGTTCAGCATTCTTGACGGTATCGATATATCTTCTATTCTCAGGAGCGGTTCTGACAGGGCTTTGGGTTTTGCTGCAATCACTGGGTTATCTGTATGTTTCATATAGGTGGCCAGGTAGCGTTTTCAAAAGCTGA
- a CDS encoding MBL fold metallo-hydrolase produces MKVTWHGHACVSLELSNGYTIVFDPHDGGSIGLEKPNVKADLVLVSHEHFDHNAVEVVKKDKTRVFKEFVGEAVVDNVHVKGFESFHDKAGGKRRGRNTIYMVDVEGRRVSHMGDLGDKPSSEVVSKLRGVDLLIIPVGGFYTIEPHEAWEVAESVEPRNILPIHYWVKGLNLPIKPVDEFLKHVRGFNIVRLDSRSFTLESYEKSVLLPKYG; encoded by the coding sequence ATGAAAGTCACGTGGCATGGGCATGCTTGCGTATCCCTCGAGTTGAGCAACGGCTATACGATAGTATTCGATCCTCATGACGGTGGAAGTATTGGGTTGGAGAAGCCGAATGTTAAGGCTGACCTTGTTCTCGTGAGCCACGAGCATTTCGATCACAACGCGGTAGAAGTTGTCAAGAAAGACAAGACCCGCGTCTTCAAGGAATTCGTGGGCGAGGCTGTGGTGGATAATGTACACGTAAAAGGGTTTGAATCATTTCACGATAAAGCCGGGGGGAAGAGAAGGGGTAGAAACACTATTTACATGGTTGATGTGGAAGGCAGGAGGGTTTCTCACATGGGTGATTTAGGCGATAAACCCTCCTCCGAGGTTGTATCGAAGCTCAGAGGAGTTGACTTACTGATAATACCGGTAGGCGGGTTTTACACTATTGAGCCTCATGAAGCCTGGGAGGTCGCTGAGTCGGTAGAGCCGCGGAATATTTTACCAATACATTACTGGGTTAAAGGATTGAACCTGCCGATAAAACCTGTTGACGAGTTCTTGAAGCACGTTAGAGGCTTCAACATTGTTAGGCTTGATTCAAGATCTTTCACTCTAGAGAGCTATGAGAAATCAGTACTACTGCCCAAGTATGGATGA